In Streptomyces sp. NBC_00483, a single window of DNA contains:
- a CDS encoding maleylpyruvate isomerase family mycothiol-dependent enzyme, translating into MPPAKRKSRVYSLDKTRTAVLAQFGNVRKAVEGLTPEQLAGPTRLGDWTVRELAAHITMSTSAIARGLAVPGLAKAELTPQDWPMTSAPHAQDIAAYVTGLAADNDLAALYADATSSLEQALADHPGDQLVANRTGVMTLADYLPTRTVELIVHTDDLNDAVPDLDIPYDRQALAACTRILADALATKAPGASTEVRVPPFAVVQCVEGPRHTRGTPPNVVETDPLTWIRLATGRTTWATAVEAALVSASGERANLADLLPIMA; encoded by the coding sequence ATGCCACCGGCCAAGAGGAAGTCCCGCGTCTACAGCCTCGACAAGACTCGCACCGCCGTGCTCGCCCAGTTCGGCAACGTACGGAAGGCGGTCGAGGGCCTCACGCCCGAGCAGCTCGCCGGCCCGACGCGGCTCGGGGACTGGACCGTGCGGGAGCTCGCCGCGCACATCACGATGTCGACGAGTGCCATCGCCCGCGGCCTCGCCGTGCCCGGCCTGGCCAAGGCCGAACTCACGCCGCAGGACTGGCCGATGACCTCCGCCCCGCACGCGCAGGACATCGCCGCGTACGTGACGGGACTCGCGGCGGACAACGACCTCGCCGCGCTGTACGCCGACGCCACGAGCAGCCTCGAACAAGCCCTCGCGGACCACCCCGGCGACCAACTCGTCGCCAACCGCACCGGTGTCATGACCCTCGCGGACTACCTGCCCACCCGCACCGTCGAGTTGATCGTCCACACCGACGACCTGAACGACGCCGTGCCGGACCTCGACATCCCGTACGACCGCCAGGCCCTGGCCGCCTGCACCCGGATCCTCGCCGACGCCCTCGCCACCAAGGCCCCCGGCGCCTCCACCGAGGTCCGCGTCCCGCCGTTCGCCGTCGTGCAGTGCGTCGAGGGCCCCCGGCACACCCGCGGCACCCCGCCGAACGTCGTGGAGACCGACCCGCTCACCTGGATCCGCCTGGCCACGGGACGTACGACCTGGGCGACGGCGGTCGAGGCCGCGCTGGTCAGCGCCAGCGGCGAGCGGGCGAACCTCGCGGACCTGCTGCCGATCATGGCGTGA
- the bldC gene encoding developmental transcriptional regulator BldC yields MTARTPDAEPLLTPAEVATMFRVDPKTVTRWAKAGKLTSIRTLGGHRRYREAEVRALLAGIPQQRSEA; encoded by the coding sequence ATGACCGCTCGCACCCCTGATGCCGAGCCGCTGCTGACCCCGGCTGAGGTCGCCACGATGTTCCGCGTCGACCCCAAGACGGTCACGCGCTGGGCGAAGGCTGGCAAGCTCACGTCGATTCGTACGCTCGGCGGACACCGCCGCTACCGCGAGGCCGAGGTCCGCGCACTGCTTGCGGGTATCCCGCAGCAGCGCAGCGAGGCCTGA
- a CDS encoding META domain-containing protein — MLTTLRTSRTRALISTAVLPLAALATVTACGDEKAPGSKAAGGEPITGVHWSVQSATVDGKTTKAPGSAYLEFVSDERVRGNYGCNHFDADAEVTGDSVDLGKAKRTMMLCEGKDVAAFEKTLARTLAEKNTVEAKGGELTLTRANGDTVSLARQRDAKLVGTKWNVTSLSADDTTSSVPKAAQGRARLVFDKDGHVSARLGCNSGRAKATVKGDDISFGPLSSTRMGCIGEAAKLEQTMLDVLKGKVPYDIQGDSLTLKAPGGNGIGLAAAE, encoded by the coding sequence ATGCTCACGACGCTACGTACATCCCGTACACGTGCCCTGATCAGCACCGCCGTCCTGCCGCTCGCCGCGCTGGCGACCGTGACCGCCTGCGGCGACGAGAAGGCCCCCGGCTCGAAGGCGGCCGGGGGAGAACCGATAACCGGCGTCCACTGGAGCGTGCAGAGCGCGACGGTGGACGGGAAGACGACGAAGGCCCCGGGCAGCGCGTACCTCGAGTTCGTCTCGGACGAGCGGGTGCGCGGCAACTACGGCTGCAACCACTTCGACGCCGACGCGGAGGTCACCGGGGACAGCGTCGACCTCGGCAAGGCGAAGCGGACCATGATGCTCTGCGAGGGCAAGGACGTGGCCGCCTTCGAGAAGACCCTGGCCCGCACCCTCGCCGAGAAGAACACGGTCGAGGCCAAGGGCGGCGAACTGACCCTCACCCGGGCGAATGGCGACACCGTCTCCCTCGCAAGGCAGCGTGACGCCAAGCTCGTCGGCACCAAGTGGAACGTCACGAGCCTGAGCGCCGATGACACCACCAGCTCCGTGCCGAAGGCCGCGCAGGGCCGGGCCCGGCTCGTCTTCGACAAGGACGGCCACGTCAGCGCCCGCCTGGGCTGCAACAGCGGCCGCGCCAAGGCCACCGTCAAGGGTGACGACATCTCCTTCGGCCCGCTGAGCAGCACCCGTATGGGCTGTATCGGAGAGGCCGCGAAGCTGGAGCAGACGATGCTCGATGTCCTGAAGGGCAAGGTGCCGTACGACATCCAGGGTGACTCCCTCACCCTGAAGGCACCCGGCGGCAACGGGATCGGCCTCGCCGCCGCCGAGTGA
- a CDS encoding putative leader peptide codes for MSGVRPEYGCVVDRCTSLSAESRSMQPLRDREVTLVERRHVDLVRVASAICLCA; via the coding sequence ATGTCCGGAGTACGTCCGGAGTACGGATGCGTGGTTGACAGGTGTACGTCACTGTCGGCAGAGTCCCGGTCCATGCAGCCACTCCGTGATCGTGAGGTCACCCTTGTGGAGCGCCGCCACGTCGACCTGGTCCGTGTCGCGAGCGCGATCTGTCTCTGTGCGTGA
- the purM gene encoding phosphoribosylformylglycinamidine cyclo-ligase, producing MSETQPSGASYASAGVDIEAGDRAVELMKEWVKKTQRPEVLGGLGGFAGLFDASALKKYERPLLASATDGVGTKVDIARQLGVYDTIGHDLVAMVMDDIVVCGAEPLFMTDYICVGKVHPERVAGIVKGIAEGCVLAGCSLVGGETAEHPGLLGPDDFDVAGAGTGVVEHDNLLGPDRIRKGDAVIAMASSGLHSNGYSLVRHVLLERAGMDLGEHVEELGRTLGEELLEPTKIYSLDCLSLISTTEVHAFSHITGGGLAANLARVIPDGLHATVDRSTWTPDPIFDLVGEKGQVERLELEKTLNMGVGMMAIVPQESVEVALATLADRGVDSWVAGEIVDRGEHTTGAELTGDYAK from the coding sequence ATGTCTGAGACCCAGCCCTCCGGTGCCTCCTACGCGTCCGCAGGCGTCGACATCGAAGCCGGCGACCGCGCCGTGGAGCTCATGAAGGAGTGGGTGAAGAAGACGCAGCGCCCCGAGGTCCTCGGCGGCCTCGGCGGCTTCGCCGGCCTCTTCGACGCCTCCGCCCTGAAGAAGTACGAGCGTCCGCTGCTCGCCTCGGCCACCGACGGCGTCGGCACGAAGGTCGACATCGCCCGCCAGCTGGGCGTCTACGACACGATCGGCCATGACCTCGTCGCGATGGTCATGGACGACATCGTGGTGTGCGGCGCCGAGCCGCTCTTCATGACCGACTACATCTGCGTGGGCAAGGTCCACCCGGAGCGGGTCGCCGGCATCGTGAAGGGCATCGCCGAGGGCTGCGTCCTCGCGGGCTGCTCCCTCGTCGGCGGCGAGACGGCCGAGCACCCGGGCCTGCTGGGCCCGGACGACTTCGATGTCGCGGGTGCCGGTACGGGCGTCGTGGAGCACGACAACCTGCTGGGCCCGGATCGCATCCGTAAGGGTGACGCGGTGATCGCCATGGCGTCCTCCGGTCTTCACTCGAACGGGTACTCGCTGGTCCGCCACGTCCTCCTGGAGCGCGCGGGGATGGACCTGGGCGAGCACGTCGAGGAACTCGGCCGCACGCTCGGCGAGGAGCTCCTGGAGCCGACGAAGATCTACTCCCTGGACTGCCTCTCGCTCATCAGCACCACCGAGGTCCACGCCTTCAGCCACATCACGGGCGGCGGCCTCGCGGCGAACCTGGCCCGCGTGATCCCGGACGGCCTGCACGCCACGGTCGACCGCTCCACGTGGACCCCGGACCCGATCTTCGACCTGGTCGGGGAGAAGGGTCAGGTCGAGCGCCTGGAGCTGGAGAAGACGCTGAACATGGGCGTCGGCATGATGGCGATCGTGCCGCAGGAGTCGGTGGAGGTCGCCCTGGCGACCCTGGCCGACCGCGGAGTGGACTCCTGGGTGGCCGGCGAGATCGTCGACCGCGGTGAGCACACCACGGGCGCCGAGCTCACCGGGGACTACGCCAAGTAG
- a CDS encoding DUF3073 domain-containing protein, with product MGRGRAKAKQTKVARQLKYNSGGTDLSRLANELGASTSDPVSNQPPNGEPFDDDDEEDDPYARYADTYDEDEGEDGESGPSSQRRGA from the coding sequence ATGGGGCGCGGCCGGGCCAAGGCCAAGCAGACGAAGGTCGCCCGCCAGCTGAAGTACAACAGCGGCGGGACCGACCTGTCGCGTCTGGCCAACGAGCTAGGCGCATCCACGTCGGATCCAGTGTCGAATCAGCCGCCGAACGGCGAGCCTTTCGACGATGACGACGAGGAAGACGACCCGTACGCCCGCTACGCGGATACGTACGACGAGGACGAGGGCGAGGACGGCGAGTCCGGTCCTTCGTCACAGCGCCGCGGCGCTTGA
- the purF gene encoding amidophosphoribosyltransferase, whose amino-acid sequence MPRGDGRLNHDLLPGEKGPQDACGVFGVWAPGEEVAKLTYFGLYALQHRGQESAGIAVSNGSQILVFKDMGLVSQVFDETSLGSLQGHIAVGHARYSTTGASVWENAQPTFRATAHGSIALGHNGNLVNTAHLAEMVAELPKESGRATQVAATNDTDLITALLAGQVDEDGKPLTVEEAAAKVLPQVKGAFSLVFMDENTLYAGRDPQGIRPLVLGRLERGWVVASESAALDICGASYVREIEPGEFVAIDENGLRTSRFAEAKPKGCVFEYVYLARPDTDIAGRNVYLSRVEMGRRLAKEAPADADLVIATPESGTPAAVGYAEASGIPFGNGLVKNAYVGRTFIQPSQTIRQLGIRLKLNPLKEVIKGKRLVVVDDSIVRGNTQRALVRMLREAGAAEIHVRISSPPIKWPCFFGIDFATRAELIANGMSVEEIGTSLGVDSLSYISIDGMIEATTIAKPNLCRACFDGEYPMDLPDPELLGKQLLETELAAGPASTAASDAIRRP is encoded by the coding sequence GTGCCACGTGGTGACGGTCGACTCAATCACGACCTGCTTCCCGGTGAGAAAGGCCCCCAGGACGCTTGTGGCGTCTTCGGTGTCTGGGCTCCGGGTGAAGAGGTCGCAAAGCTCACTTACTTCGGGCTCTACGCCCTCCAACATCGGGGTCAGGAATCCGCGGGAATCGCGGTCAGCAATGGCTCCCAGATCCTCGTCTTCAAGGACATGGGGCTCGTTTCCCAGGTCTTCGACGAGACATCCCTAGGGTCCCTCCAAGGTCATATCGCGGTCGGTCACGCCCGCTACTCGACCACCGGGGCCTCCGTATGGGAGAACGCCCAGCCGACGTTCCGCGCCACCGCGCACGGTTCGATCGCCCTCGGGCACAACGGCAACCTGGTCAACACGGCGCACCTCGCCGAGATGGTCGCCGAGCTCCCCAAGGAGAGTGGCCGCGCGACCCAGGTCGCGGCCACCAACGACACCGACCTGATCACCGCGCTGCTCGCGGGCCAGGTCGACGAGGACGGCAAGCCGCTGACCGTGGAAGAGGCGGCCGCCAAGGTGCTGCCCCAGGTCAAGGGCGCCTTCTCGCTCGTCTTCATGGACGAGAACACGCTGTACGCCGGCCGTGACCCGCAGGGCATCCGCCCGCTGGTCCTCGGCCGCCTGGAGCGCGGCTGGGTCGTCGCCTCGGAGTCCGCGGCGCTCGACATCTGCGGCGCCTCCTATGTCCGCGAGATCGAGCCGGGCGAGTTCGTCGCCATCGACGAGAACGGCCTGCGAACGTCCCGCTTCGCCGAAGCAAAGCCCAAGGGCTGCGTCTTCGAGTACGTGTACCTGGCCCGCCCGGACACGGACATCGCGGGTCGGAACGTGTATCTCTCCCGTGTGGAGATGGGCCGCAGGCTCGCGAAGGAAGCTCCGGCCGATGCGGACCTCGTCATAGCCACCCCGGAATCCGGGACTCCGGCCGCGGTCGGCTACGCCGAGGCATCCGGCATCCCGTTCGGCAACGGCCTGGTGAAGAACGCCTACGTCGGCCGAACCTTCATCCAGCCTTCACAGACGATCCGCCAGCTCGGCATCCGTCTGAAGCTGAACCCGCTCAAGGAAGTCATCAAGGGGAAGCGTCTGGTCGTCGTCGACGACTCGATCGTGCGCGGCAACACGCAGCGCGCCCTGGTCCGCATGCTCCGCGAGGCCGGTGCGGCCGAGATCCACGTGCGGATCTCCTCCCCGCCCATCAAGTGGCCCTGCTTCTTCGGCATCGACTTCGCGACCCGCGCGGAGCTGATCGCCAACGGCATGTCGGTCGAGGAGATCGGTACCTCGCTCGGGGTCGACTCGCTCTCGTACATCTCCATCGACGGCATGATCGAGGCGACCACCATCGCCAAGCCGAACCTCTGCCGTGCCTGCTTCGACGGCGAGTACCCGATGGACCTCCCCGACCCGGAGCTCCTCGGCAAGCAGCTCCTGGAGACGGAACTGGCCGCAGGTCCTGCGTCCACGGCTGCGTCCGACGCGATCCGTCGCCCGTAG
- a CDS encoding sulfatase family protein has product MPSHASHLSRRALGGAAVATVAAAGVGVGGATAGTAQAAAPRETPFRADTGRRSRRPNILFILGDDLGWADLSSYGAPHIRTPNLDRLARQGVRFTDAYSGSATCSPTRFSLYTGRYPGRTKGGLAEPIADRSVGLAPNHPTLASLLRGAGYATALIGKWHCGYLPDHSPTKSGWDEFFGNFGGALEYYSKLGLGGEYDLYEGEVKEGDAEYKDLRYYTRILTERASEYVKRDHGDQPWLLNLNFTTPHWPWIADGDEEASAEVVRRIKAGDKRALFHDDGGSVEKYTEMVQDLDRSVGQVLKALKESGQEQDTLVFFASDNGGERFSYNWPLSGNKSSLQEGGIRVPTIVRWPARIGGGQVSHEPVFTPDWTATLLEIGGARADRSYPLDGTSLAGYLLRGEELTQRELFWRVRGERAVRRGNWKYYRGKGGTDQLFDLAADRREQADRAADEPKVLAELKAAWERTDAELLPYPS; this is encoded by the coding sequence ATGCCCTCGCATGCCTCTCACCTGTCCCGTCGTGCCCTCGGCGGGGCCGCCGTCGCCACCGTCGCCGCTGCCGGAGTCGGAGTCGGAGGAGCCACGGCCGGCACCGCCCAGGCGGCCGCGCCCCGTGAGACGCCCTTCCGGGCCGACACCGGGCGCAGGTCACGGCGGCCCAACATCCTGTTCATCCTGGGCGACGACCTGGGCTGGGCCGACCTGTCCTCGTACGGCGCCCCGCACATCAGGACCCCCAACCTGGACCGGCTCGCCCGCCAGGGCGTCCGCTTCACCGACGCCTACAGCGGCTCCGCCACCTGCTCCCCGACCCGCTTCAGCCTCTACACCGGCCGCTATCCGGGCCGTACGAAGGGCGGTCTCGCGGAGCCGATAGCCGACCGGTCCGTCGGGCTCGCCCCGAACCACCCCACGCTCGCCTCGCTGCTGCGCGGCGCCGGCTACGCGACGGCCCTGATCGGCAAGTGGCACTGCGGCTACCTGCCGGACCACTCGCCCACCAAGTCGGGCTGGGACGAGTTCTTCGGGAACTTCGGCGGGGCCCTGGAGTACTACTCGAAGCTCGGCCTCGGCGGCGAGTACGACCTCTACGAGGGCGAGGTGAAGGAGGGTGACGCCGAGTACAAGGACCTGCGGTACTACACGCGGATCCTGACCGAGCGGGCGAGCGAGTACGTGAAGCGGGACCACGGGGATCAGCCGTGGCTGCTCAACCTCAACTTCACGACCCCGCACTGGCCGTGGATCGCCGACGGCGACGAGGAGGCGAGCGCCGAGGTCGTACGGCGGATCAAGGCGGGCGACAAGCGGGCCCTCTTCCATGACGACGGCGGATCGGTCGAGAAGTACACGGAGATGGTGCAGGACCTGGACCGGTCGGTCGGGCAGGTGCTGAAGGCGTTGAAGGAGTCCGGGCAGGAGCAGGACACCCTCGTCTTCTTCGCCTCGGACAACGGCGGTGAGCGCTTCTCCTACAACTGGCCGCTGTCCGGCAACAAGTCGTCCCTCCAGGAGGGCGGCATCCGCGTCCCGACGATCGTGCGCTGGCCCGCCCGGATCGGCGGCGGGCAGGTCAGCCACGAGCCGGTGTTCACCCCCGACTGGACGGCGACGCTGCTGGAGATCGGCGGGGCCAGGGCCGACAGGTCGTATCCGCTCGACGGCACCAGCCTCGCGGGGTACCTGCTGCGCGGCGAGGAGTTGACGCAGCGCGAGCTGTTCTGGCGGGTGCGCGGGGAGCGGGCCGTGCGGCGCGGCAACTGGAAGTACTACCGGGGCAAGGGCGGCACCGACCAGCTGTTCGATCTCGCGGCCGACCGGCGCGAGCAGGCGGACCGGGCGGCCGACGAGCCGAAGGTGCTGGCCGAGTTGAAGGCGGCGTGGGAGCGGACGGACGCGGAGCTGCTCCCCTATCCGTCCTGA
- a CDS encoding Leu/Phe/Val dehydrogenase → MTDVTGDAVTTSDTSGASGVLHTLFHSEQGGHEQVVLCQDRASGLKAVIALHNTALGPALGGTRFYPYASEEAAVADALNLARGMSYKNAMAGLDHGGGKAVIIGDPHTVKSEQLLLAYGRFVASLGGRYVTACDVGTYVADMDVVARECRWTTGRSPENGGAGDSSVLTAFGVFQGMRASAQHLWGDPTLRGRKVGIAGVGKVGHHLVEHLLEDGAEVVVTDVREESVRQITDRHPEVAVAADTEALIREAGLDIYAPCALGGALNDDSVPVLTAKVVCGAANNQLAHPGVEKDLADRGILYAPDYVVNAGGVIQVADELHGFDFDRCRAKAAKIFDTTLAIFARAKVDGIPPAAAADRIAEQRMAEARGRG, encoded by the coding sequence GTGACCGATGTGACCGGCGACGCTGTCACCACCTCTGACACCTCCGGCGCCTCTGGCGTTCTGCACACGCTCTTCCACTCGGAACAGGGCGGCCACGAGCAGGTCGTCCTCTGCCAGGACCGCGCCAGCGGCCTCAAGGCCGTCATCGCCCTCCACAACACCGCCCTGGGCCCGGCCCTCGGCGGCACGCGCTTCTATCCGTACGCCTCCGAGGAGGCAGCGGTCGCCGACGCGCTGAACCTCGCGCGCGGCATGTCCTACAAGAACGCCATGGCCGGGCTCGACCACGGCGGCGGCAAGGCCGTGATCATCGGTGATCCGCACACGGTGAAGAGCGAGCAGCTGCTGCTCGCCTATGGCCGGTTCGTGGCCTCGCTCGGCGGCCGGTACGTGACCGCGTGCGACGTCGGTACGTACGTCGCCGACATGGACGTCGTGGCGCGCGAGTGCCGCTGGACCACCGGACGCTCCCCCGAGAACGGCGGCGCGGGCGACTCCTCCGTGCTCACCGCCTTCGGTGTCTTCCAGGGCATGCGGGCCAGCGCCCAGCACCTGTGGGGCGATCCCACGCTGCGCGGCCGCAAGGTCGGCATCGCCGGTGTGGGCAAGGTGGGGCACCACCTCGTGGAGCACCTCCTGGAGGACGGCGCCGAGGTCGTGGTGACCGATGTCCGCGAGGAGTCCGTGCGGCAGATCACCGACCGGCACCCCGAGGTCGCGGTCGCCGCCGACACCGAGGCGCTGATCCGGGAGGCGGGGCTCGACATCTACGCGCCCTGCGCCCTGGGCGGCGCGCTGAACGACGACTCCGTGCCGGTGCTGACCGCGAAGGTGGTGTGCGGCGCGGCCAACAACCAGCTCGCGCACCCGGGCGTCGAGAAGGACCTCGCGGACCGCGGGATCCTCTACGCGCCGGACTACGTGGTGAACGCGGGCGGCGTCATCCAGGTCGCCGACGAGCTGCACGGCTTCGACTTCGACCGGTGCAGGGCGAAGGCCGCGAAGATCTTCGACACGACGCTCGCTATCTTTGCTCGTGCGAAGGTGGACGGGATTCCGCCGGCCGCCGCGGCCGACCGGATCGCCGAGCAGCGGATGGCCGAGGCCCGCGGAAGGGGCTGA